A genomic region of Gemmata massiliana contains the following coding sequences:
- a CDS encoding HD domain-containing protein, which translates to MATFDRAVQLAASAHAGQVDKEGQPYLLHVLRVALAVDDPNARIAAVLHDLVEDTNVTLAHLQTEGFAAPILEAVECLTRPHGVKYADYVVRLKGNAIARQVKLSDLADNSRLDRNVIDPARFDWDQRRIVKYLVTYKFLADQIDESTYRTLMTSLEDPK; encoded by the coding sequence ATGGCCACGTTCGACCGTGCGGTGCAACTCGCCGCTTCCGCGCACGCGGGGCAGGTCGATAAAGAGGGGCAGCCGTATTTGCTGCACGTGCTTCGGGTGGCGCTCGCGGTCGACGATCCAAACGCGCGCATCGCGGCCGTGCTGCACGACCTCGTGGAAGACACGAACGTCACGCTCGCCCACTTGCAAACCGAAGGCTTCGCGGCCCCGATCCTGGAAGCGGTGGAGTGCCTGACTCGGCCACACGGCGTGAAATATGCCGATTACGTGGTTCGATTGAAGGGTAATGCGATCGCCCGGCAGGTGAAGCTCTCGGACCTGGCCGACAACTCCCGGCTCGACCGCAACGTGATCGACCCGGCGCGCTTCGACTGGGACCAGCGGCGCATCGTGAAGTACCTCGTGACGTACAAGTTTCTCGCCGACCAGATCGACGAGTCGACGTACCGCACACTGATGACGAGCCTCGAAGACCCGAAGTGA
- a CDS encoding SDR family oxidoreductase, which yields MQRELAGKRAILTGASGGIGRAIATALAKAGTRIALAGRNTDKLNELAASIRSAGGEAIAVHADVTKTDDRQHLVESAVSAFGGIDLLVNNAGVGSWGHFADSTEAICRTVMEVNFFAPIELTRLAVPHLMRGNQPALVNVTSMCGRKGMPAWPEYSASKFALVGMSEAWRGEFERFDIDVLTIVPGMTNSGFDRNWLRNDGKADLRFQEGMTPEYLAAKIIGAIQKNRTETVLGSEAKRLLRFNRYFPRLTNWLLARKVKKLYS from the coding sequence ATGCAGCGCGAATTAGCGGGTAAACGAGCGATTCTGACGGGCGCGAGCGGCGGTATTGGCCGCGCAATCGCAACCGCTCTGGCAAAGGCCGGAACGCGGATCGCTCTCGCCGGGCGCAACACCGATAAACTAAACGAGTTGGCCGCTTCGATTCGCTCCGCCGGCGGCGAAGCGATTGCAGTACACGCGGACGTCACGAAGACGGACGATCGGCAGCACTTGGTCGAAAGCGCGGTGAGCGCGTTCGGGGGCATTGATCTGCTCGTAAACAACGCGGGCGTCGGGAGCTGGGGTCACTTTGCCGATTCGACGGAAGCGATTTGCCGCACCGTGATGGAAGTGAACTTCTTCGCGCCGATCGAGCTTACGCGGCTGGCGGTTCCGCACCTTATGCGAGGGAATCAGCCCGCATTGGTGAACGTCACCTCAATGTGCGGTCGGAAGGGGATGCCCGCGTGGCCCGAGTATTCCGCGTCCAAGTTCGCACTGGTGGGGATGTCCGAGGCGTGGCGCGGCGAGTTCGAGCGCTTCGATATTGATGTACTCACGATCGTGCCCGGGATGACGAACAGCGGGTTCGACCGGAACTGGCTCCGCAACGACGGCAAGGCCGATCTGCGGTTCCAGGAGGGCATGACTCCCGAGTACCTCGCCGCGAAAATCATCGGCGCGATTCAGAAGAACCGCACTGAGACGGTGTTGGGTTCGGAGGCCAAACGGCTATTGCGATTCAACCGCTACTTCCCGCGGCTCACGAACTGGCTTCTCGCGCGCAAGGTGAAGAAGCTGTACTCGTAA
- a CDS encoding O-antigen ligase family protein translates to MRWLLIGYMFLFIERPFEVWTWLGDMHIERIYMLFMLGVWVIYPNKRFLPNIQHAAYVAFVTGVLFAWAISPWSSYGQPVVEDWLKIVVFYVLLVTCIHDEEGLKHIAMGFLAVMAFYLLHSFREYMAGRHTYRMGISRMIGVDTTLGDPNSFGASIVFALPIVVALWKAGIGGRLGRLMLLGYVGLSSLCILLTGSRSSLLGLLLWFTIIIWGTKYRFKALIGFALMAPVAFVALPESLQTRFETIINPEVGPANARESGEGRYQGLVMGFQQWANNPLTGIGPGAWRPANNTKIESHNLYGQLFGETGSVGGGAFIGLLLCFWINLRMVRRIRKDVPEWQHDLIFTLSSSIGTAVFLLLFMGNFGHNLFRYTWLWYGGFLIIARHCVEQRLAVWDPEAEPEVDEEMEMEPEPELPPGWILHGPHG, encoded by the coding sequence ATGCGCTGGCTGCTCATCGGCTACATGTTCCTGTTCATCGAGCGCCCGTTTGAAGTGTGGACGTGGCTCGGCGACATGCACATCGAGCGCATCTACATGCTGTTCATGCTCGGCGTGTGGGTCATCTACCCGAACAAGCGGTTCCTGCCGAACATTCAGCACGCCGCATACGTCGCGTTCGTGACCGGGGTGCTGTTCGCGTGGGCGATTAGCCCGTGGTCGTCTTACGGTCAGCCCGTGGTGGAGGACTGGCTCAAGATCGTCGTCTTCTACGTCCTGCTCGTCACGTGCATTCACGACGAAGAGGGGCTCAAGCACATCGCGATGGGCTTCCTCGCGGTGATGGCGTTTTACCTGCTCCACTCGTTCCGCGAGTACATGGCCGGCCGGCACACGTACCGCATGGGCATCTCCCGTATGATCGGGGTCGATACCACGCTCGGTGATCCGAATAGCTTCGGGGCGAGTATCGTCTTCGCACTACCAATCGTGGTGGCGCTGTGGAAGGCCGGAATCGGCGGGCGCCTGGGGCGGTTGATGCTGCTCGGTTACGTCGGGCTATCGTCGCTGTGCATCCTGCTCACCGGGTCGCGTTCGTCGCTGCTCGGGCTGCTCCTCTGGTTCACGATCATCATTTGGGGCACGAAGTATCGCTTCAAAGCCCTGATCGGGTTCGCGCTAATGGCCCCGGTCGCGTTCGTGGCGTTACCGGAATCGCTCCAAACGCGGTTCGAGACGATTATCAACCCGGAGGTCGGCCCCGCGAACGCACGCGAGTCCGGCGAGGGGCGGTACCAAGGGCTCGTGATGGGCTTCCAGCAGTGGGCAAACAACCCGCTCACGGGCATCGGCCCCGGGGCGTGGCGCCCCGCGAACAACACCAAGATCGAGTCGCACAACCTCTACGGCCAACTCTTCGGGGAAACCGGGTCGGTGGGAGGCGGCGCATTCATCGGGCTGCTGCTGTGCTTCTGGATCAACCTGCGAATGGTCCGGCGCATCCGAAAAGACGTCCCCGAGTGGCAGCACGACCTCATCTTCACGCTCTCCAGTTCGATCGGAACGGCCGTGTTCCTGCTGCTGTTCATGGGGAACTTCGGGCACAACTTGTTCCGGTACACGTGGCTCTGGTACGGCGGGTTCCTCATCATCGCGCGGCACTGTGTCGAACAGCGCCTCGCCGTGTGGGATCCGGAAGCGGAACCGGAGGTCGACGAAGAAATGGAGATGGAACCGGAACCCGAACTGCCACCGGGGTGGATTCTCCACGGCCCGCACGGATAA